In Raphanus sativus cultivar WK10039 chromosome 5, ASM80110v3, whole genome shotgun sequence, the following proteins share a genomic window:
- the LOC108861378 gene encoding uncharacterized protein LOC108861378: protein MVGAAHPRRTRGTVIYQPQLKPGSTYSLKNLFATKPKEIYRVADLRVTICFSHSSVLFHLEYLSTPTGSDSTYMKVISIENGLCLHEQDESGKGLFSMSLKRYERHSYAEKQVNGT from the exons ATGGTGGGAGCTGCTCATCCTCGACGAACCAGG GGCACTGTGATCTACCAGCCTCAACTCAAACCAGGATCCACTTACAGCCTCAAGAATTTATTCGCTACGAAGCCGAAAGAGATCTATCGAGTTGCTGATCTGCGTGTAACCATTTGTTTCTCGCACAGCTCTGTCCTCTTCCATCTTGAATACCTATCAACGCCGACCGGTTCAGATTCTACTTACATGAAG GTGATCTCCATTGAAAACGGCTTATGTTTACATGAACAAGATGAATCAGGCAAAGGACTGTTTTCCATGTCTCTAAAACGCTACGAGAGGCACTCATACGCCGAGAAACAG GTCAATGGAACATAG